From Choloepus didactylus isolate mChoDid1 chromosome 19, mChoDid1.pri, whole genome shotgun sequence:
CCTCTTCTCACAGGTCTGTCCTCACCCTCAGTCTCAACCAGGGCCCCCTTCTGGTTTTCCCAGGAATCCTGCCTGCTTGCTTCCTCCTCTCCGGGCCTCGCCACCAGATCCCCAGGGGTTGTATCTCCAGTGCAGAGGGGGCTGCAGAGTAAATTAAATGGATTTGGTGCAACCAGATCACCTAACGGTGCCCAGCAAGCCCTGGCTCCCCGGAGGCCCGGCCTGCTGGGGCTCATCCCCCGTGGACCGCCTTCCGGAACCTGGGGAGCAGGCGTGGGGAGGCCCCTTGCGGCTGAGAGCTAGCAGGCGGCCCGGGAAGGTTTGCTGGGTCACCCCCGCCCCTGGGCGGCTGCCAAACTCCCTGCCAGAAACCACAGGCTGCGCTGAGGCTGCCCCAGCCCGGACCACGGGGCTCAGCAGGACGGTGTCAGAGCTGCAAAGGGGGGTTCTCTGGGTCCAGCGCTTCCTGGATCTACAGCCCCTCTGGGGTCAGGAGGGGTTCTGGGGCAGGACTGCAGCAGCCCGGGCAGCGGCTCCTGCCAAGGTCCTCTTGGGCTGCAAGGAACTAGAGGGGCTCCTGCCAGCCTGTCACAGGCTCTTGGCACTGTCGCTGGCTCtggcttacacacacacacacacacacacacacacacacacacactcactcactggTAAGCAACCCCCTTGTGGCCACAGTCTCATCGTCAGGTAAATGGCTCATCAGCAGGAGCACAAGgatggggagagaaggaaggaagaaaaaggccagtgtgtgtgtgtgtgtgtgtgtgtgtgtgagagagagagagagagagagagagagagagagagagagagagagagagactgtgtgtgtgcgcgtgtgtgcgtGTACTGGGGAGTGACCTCACAGCTGCTGGAACATAAAGACTCACAGGTCCTGCCTCCCAGGCTCAAAGCTGGCTCCACGGGGGACACAGTGACATGAGGAGCACACCACAGAGCCACCTCCTAGCCTTCTCCCTCCTCGGCCTCTTTTCAAAGGTAAGGGGGCCCAGGCTCCCCCTGTACTGCTGGGTCTCTTACAACTGGGGGAGGTGTAAAATCACAGCCAAGGACCCCCCTGCCCCGGCAGAATTCCTGCAGGCTCCCCCCACATTGGCCACTGTGCCTGAGCTAGGCTTCCCTCCCTGGTGTCCAGGCAGCTGCCTCAGACCAgctctgctgtgtgaccttgggcaagtcttttCTCGTCAAATGCTCACGAAGCCTTTGTGAAGATTCTTTGTGATCATTGAGACTTGCATGGCACCTGGGAGATGGCACATGGTCAAAAGGGGATTTTATGATTGTTACAGTCCCCACAGCCCCTCCACAAAGCAGGGGTGGGTGTCCTCATTATAAATGGGGAaacagagcagggatttgaatgGACGTTGGTGCCTAACTGATTGGAAAGTTTATTCTGCAAGGGCCTTACTGCTGTCAGGCTGTCAGACCTGCTAACGTGGCTCCAGGGGGCAGAGACACCTCAGTGGGATAATGAGCTGCATGGGACATTTACCAAAGGGTTTGTGGGGTGTCCCCTCTGTGTAATGTGCACAGCAAGCCCATAAGAAATTATTCTCCCCGATTTTTAGTCAAgcaaggttcagagaagttaagcaacttgctcaaaGCCACAGCCAGGAAACCTGAGAGCACTGGAGGAGGGGCACAGCGGAGGCCAGGATGGGCATGAGTGTGTCTGTGACTCTCCCGCCCCCAACCTGGACCCAGGTCACAGCTGTGCACCAGGGCCACGCCCCCTCACCAAATGCTGGGTTCCCGGTGCCAAGGAGACTGGTCCCACCACAAGCCATGATCTTGCTATGTTTTTATGCTCCTTTGAGAATTGCAGGGCAGAGGCTTCTGTCTCCCTGGCCCCAGGCAGTGGGTCTGTAGAAGGCTGGGAACCCGGGTAGCATCCCAGTTCTGCTGTTTGTTCTTCCAAGGGGGACAGACAGGGCATGATGCCAGGGTGGGTGGCTTGAGTAGTTGGGGCAGGGGACTTGGGGTTCAGGAagggagaaggagctcagagagacCAAAATAAAGCCCTCCTGGACTCACTGTTTCCCTACTCTATTCTTGCCCGGTCTCAGGAAGCTGGACAGCTTGCTGCTCAGAACACAGGGATTTAGTCATCACAAAGATGGAAAGCCACAACAACATCCACAGGGAGGGAATTACAAGTCTTCCAGGCAGGCTGTGGGCTCCTGggctcagggctgcagggaggggCAGGAGTCAGGGACCCAGAAACAAGCAGTCATGTTCACCAAGAGCTGACTGTGACCCCCTGGAATCCCTGTCATCACTCCAAGATAGGTGGTGTCCATCCCCATTTTACGGAGAGGAAAACTGATCTCCATCCGCATTTTACATAGCAGTTAAGTGATGTGTTCTGAGTATACAGCAAGTCAGGATCTTGGATCTTGGCTCTTGCCCAGGAGACTCCACGTCCAGTGCTCTTGGACCTAGTGACCACAGCAAGGCCCTGGGGAAATCGAGTGTGTGATGGGAAAACTCAAACCTAAGGACGAGGTAGCTGGGAAGGGTGTGGAAATAGAGGGAAGCCAGGAGAGGGCAGGTCCCTCCTGCTATGCTGAAACACCCTCCCTGACCTGTTAACCCTCTTGAACAAATGGGTACACTGAGGCAGAGGCTAGGCAAGGGTCAGAGAACCCAGAAGACAAGAGGTAAGGATAGTGAGGAAGAGCTCAGGTCTTGGATTCACATGAACCTGGATTCCAACCTCAACTCCATCTCCTACTGGCTGTGCCGCTGCACTGCTTCAAGCCTTGGCTTCCTCATCTCTAGAATGGGGATAATGACAGTACCTCGCACTGGAGAGCTAAATTAGACAACATGttcaagtgctcaacaaatggtcCACCGgggtaaatgttagctattatcgTTACTATTATTCATCGCCTCTCCTGCAGAATCCAGACTCCGTCAAGCTCGCCAAGGAGGGGGAACTCAGAGTGGGAGCCCAGGTGCAAAGCAGAGAGTATATCCTGGTACCCCCTCGAGACTGGGAGGGACCAAAAAGCCAGCTCTTGCTGGGACTCATTGAACCTCTGGTTTGGCAGGAAATCCCAAAGTCCAGCCTGTTGCTTCTCAAATAAATCCTGtgtgaatcacctggggatttactaaaatgcagattcagatTCAGAAGATGGGGCCCTAGATCCAATATTGCTAACCAGCTCCCAAGTGGCCCTGCTGCTGCTGGttcagaccacactttgagaggCAAGTCAGCCATCTTCTCTGGTGTTGCTTCGGTATCACCCAATGTCCAGCTTGGCTCCCTGCAGAGACAGGGACCTCGCTCCCTTGTGAGGTAGCCAGGCACACAGCTACACCCTTCCACCCATTATCCAATGCTGTCTTAGGTGGGAGCCCTGGGTCTCCTCCCTGTCTGTGAGCCGTGCCAGAGGCTGGGCTGCCAGATTGGAATGGCCCCTGGTGGCCAGGGTGGGGCATGCAGGCTGCTGAAACAGGTTTGCAGGACAAGGGGGGCTACTAGAGGTGGGCCCAGGTGGGGTTGGGGTAAAGGCCACTTTGGAGGTCTGAGGTCATTAATATCATCCTCCTAAACTGCGAGTCTCTCCTCCTCTAGATAAAACCCTCTAGTTCCCCAAGGACACTATCAAATGAAAGATTGGCTCCCCCTAGATGGGGCCACTGGGAATATCTTAGATGATGCCTGCTCCTGGGCCCCCACCTTTAAATGGACATACAGGGAACCCATGGTATCTGGCTTCTGGTTGCTTCTTTGTCCTGGGGGGACAGTCAGGACACCTGGGTTCACGCCGTCACACTGCCACTGGGGTTAGGTCCCTGACTCGTGCACTTGTTACAGGAAAATCTACTCCCCTCCCCGGGTTCCTGGGTCTTTAATGGGGAACCTGGCACTTGCTATTGCTCCCAGCTCTGCAGCTAACACACCATGGCTTTTGgtcctctctggacctcagtttccccacctgtatatgggggaggagggagttGGACTGGAGCAGAAGTGCTGAAAACCTGGCTGTGCATCAGAAGTCCCAGGACAGCTTGTTAAAAATAACCAGGGCTTTACCTCTGGGCCTTCTCATTTGGCCAGGGGGGCTGGGGATCTGTATTTTACCATTTCCTGGCTGATGTGAATGTTCACTCAGGATTGGGAACCAACAATTGGATTGCTCAATTGTTGGATTGCTCTAAAGATCAAAGATGCCTATGATACAATTTGATGCATTCAGCTCTCAAGATAATTatcaaaaataatgataataataataagtatcCACAGTCCAGATGCTGGGAAAAAACCATATCCtgctttttaatcttttgttttgtGGCCTTTGCCTTTTTGTAAACTCCTAGAGAACAGTGCCTAAGTTGTGCATTATAATTAACAATAATGCACTGAGCATCTGGTGCATGCCAGGCAGTGTTCAAAAAGTTCAACATCATCATTTCATGGACTTCTCAAAATAATCCTTTGCATTAGATACTATTgttgtccctattttacagatgaggaaactgaggctcagagaggttaagtaatttgcccaaggtcacacagctaataaggaGTGTAGCCAGGACTGGAATTTCTGACCAGAGTCCTTGCCCATAATCCCCAAACCACAGGGCAGGTGGGGCTCAAGACCAGGCCGTGTGACTCGGGGGCCACAGCGTGGCCCACACACTGCCTGGCCCGGCAGAGAAGAGGCCAGCTCAGCGTGAGGCTCTCGTTACTGCCTTGAAAGCCCATGGCTGAGGGAGGTATCTGTCTCTGCAGGTGTATGCCCAGCTGTGCCCGACACCATGTGCCTGCCCCTGGCCATCACCCCGATGCCCTCTGGGGGTGCCCCTTGTGTTGGATGGCTGCGGCTGCTGCCAGGTGTGTGCACGGCGGCTGGGAGAGCCCTGCGACCACCTCCATGTCTGCAACCCCAGCCAGGGCCTGGTCTGCCAGCCCGGGGCAGGTCCTGGCGGCCGGGGGGCCGTGTGCCTCTGTAAGCAGGTTTGCGGGACTGATGGAAGGTggcgggaggggaggggagggtgggggctggggaggggagtggaggcAAGGCCATGGGGTCCTGAGTCAAAGAGCAGCTCTCCTCTCTCTACCTCCTTTCACCCTCATTTCAGGCACACCATCCACTCCAGCCAAACCTGGTGCCCGTTGTCCCCTAAGCCCACCCCCCAAATTCTCCCCTCTTGGCCTTTGCCAGGCCCAGGCCCACCTCCTGAGGAGGCTGCCCCCACTCCTACCTGTCCAAATCACAGCCAGCTGTCAAAGCCAAGCTCAGGCATCTCCTCCCTGAAAAGCCATCCGAGATTCTTCAACCAAAGGCCATCATCCCCTTCTCAGGACCCTCCCAACTCTTGGGAAAATAAAAGGGAACCCCTTCATTcagaacaaaatatgtgccaggcacggtGCTAAGCGCTTGTTACATAATTCACACAACCCTCACAATACCCCTACGAGGCAACCACTTCCAGACCCATTTTAtaaagatgaggaaacggaggcaccGCGACATTCACCGACATGCTTAGTGTCAGGCTCCAAGCCAATATGAATTCTGTCTTGTCCGGATCACGAGCCCTCGAGCCTCACTCTTTCCtagtgatcttgagcaagtccaTCGTCAACCACTCTTCCGGGCCCTGGTTCCTTCGATGCTTCAGGGCAGGGTTTCCCAATTTCATTCTAGTGACATTcagggccagataattctttgtattTGAGGACAGGCGACTGTCCCGGGCATGGCAGGGTGTTCACTAGTGTCTCAGATGTCAGTGGTACACACCCCCCATAAGCCATGCCAATCAAAACTGTCTCCAGTCATTGATAAATATCCCCTGGGAGTAAAATAATTTCCAGTTGAGAACCCCTGctttaaggaaacagaaaaaggtggaaactgttctttttttccaaacaacAAGCCACGTGGAACAGGACACTCTCATCTATGTGCGTGTCCCActcttataaaagtaaaaattagaaaGAGGGGCCCGTAGATCATTAACCATGAATCCCTCTATAGGAAAagccttgtaaaaaaaaaatcttactgacAGAATATTATCAAGTAAGtccttgttaaatattttatttgatgggGGAAGTATAGTAACAACAAAGGGGTGGTTTGTTATATAAACTCAGAGATGATTTCTAACAAAAATTTAtctaaagaaaaaatgagaaaaagaaacatctCACAAGGCTGTTCTTTAGATTAGTCACAAAACATGTAAAGCACTtgtcagtttatttttatttattaagtctTTACTTATCAATTAACACGTACCAGGCAGACACTAAGGGAatcacaaatattaactcatttaatcttcaaaacaaccatATGATGTAGGTACTAATGTcacctccattttataaatgggaaagagaggcccagagaggttaagcaagttgcccaaggtcacacagcttgcaaGTGGCCAAGGTGGGAGTTGAACTCAGGGTGTCTGGTTCTACAGTCTTAGGTGCCATCCCTCTACTGCCTGGCACTCAGCATATTAGTACATGGCAGCTGTTATTGTCAACAACTTTATTAAGAAGCATTTCTTATTCCATCTCAGTCCAGACTTCAATACCCAGAGGCCAAAGATTTACTTGGTCCCTGGTCCTTCTGCAACTCCCAGGCCTGAGCTGACTAGGTGGTGGGTACCCAAGGATGTGCCATGATTTAAACTGAATTTAGAGGCGGGAACCCCAAAGATGAGCCAGGGCTAGCTAAGACCTCACAGCAGCTGAACGTCCTGCTCAAAACCTCTGCAATCACTTATTCATTCCATAGCCCTTCTCAGAGGCGCCTCCAAGCTGTGTGCTGTACTGTGGGTTCACGGTCAAAGCAAGAGCACGTCCAACACAGCCCTCCTCATCTCCCACACCCCACGCCCACTCCGTCTGCAGCTTCCCCAGCTCCGTTGAAGGCATCGCCATCCTTCTCGTAGCTCAAGCTTGATGTCACCCTTTTTCTCACATCCCACATACTATCTATAATATCCATGATATTTCCAGGATTGAGACATCTGAGCCCCGCCATGCCACCTCCCTGGTCTGAGCTCCCTTCATCACCGCCTGGATTTTTGCAGTAGCACCACGTCTGTCTTCCGGCTTCCATCCTTGCCCCTGCTGCATTCTCAGCACAGCAGCCAGACGGACCCTGCTCATCATGTCAGAGCATTTTTTCCCTCTGCCCAcaccctccatggctccccagaTCTCACAAGGCCCCATAGGAATGTGCTCCTGTTTTCTCTCGGAGCTcatcttctcctctccctcctgctctctGCTCCAGCCAAGCTGGCCTTTTTGCTGGTCCTCAAACCCTCAGGCCTGCTTCcacctcggggcctttgcactggctatTCTCACCAGCTGGCCATCTGTTCCCCAGATACCTGCATGACCTGTACCCCAATCTCCTTCACAGctttactcaaatgtcaccttctcagtgagaccTTCCTTGACCACTGAATTCCCAGCCTCCTTTATTTTTCTAGCACTAATCACCATCTGACATAATAAATTTTACTTCATCTATTATGTTTATTTCCACCGGAAAGAAAACTCCAACAAGGGCAGGGATTTATTGACTGTTGTATCTCAAGTGCCTAGAGCAatgcctggtgcatagtaggtgctcgataggtatttgttgaatgaatgaatgaatgaataatagcaATAGTTCTAGTGGAGCTAGCAGTAAAGGaaccatttattaagcacccgCTGTAAGCAGGCCCTTTCCGTGCATGGTTTCATTTTATCCTCAACATCAAGGTAGGTACTAATACAATCCCTATTTTGGAGATGAGGAAAATCAGACTCAGTGAGGTTAAGTCACCTGTACGAAGTCACGCAGTGTGCAAGTGGCTGGAAAAATAATACCCTATTGTTCCTGCCCCTGCAAGGATCTCCGAGTGGGATCGATACAGAAATCACCAGATGAGACTGTGCTTGGTGCCTGGGAGAGGCTCTGGGAGCTGAAAGGAAGGCACTAGCTGGGGGAGGTTGCTGGAAAGCGGGCCTTGGAGGGGGCCTGGAAGGAGGAATAGGGTTTTGGCAGCTGTCAGCAtgcaagggtgtgtgtgtgggggggaattCTAAGAGCAAGTAAGTTTGGAGGTGTTTGTGGCATTTGGGGATGTGCCAGGAAATGTTGCTAAAATTACCACCCATCCAACTGATTTTCCTAAACAATCCTTCTGTTTACCAAATCATCCCAGTGACTGGGAGGCAGCAGGGCTGTGGCACTGGAAGTCAGGCTGGGAGACTCCGGGCTTGGCCAGTCTGGGGGTGAGGATTAAGGTGCAGCTGCTCCTGTGGTTTCCAGGAAACCAGCGGCCACCAGGTCCAGGCCAAGGGTCTGAGGTTTGGAGCCAAAGGAAGCCCTGGCTGTGCCCTGGGGGAACAGGAGAAGGAGCTAACTCTGGTCCGGTCCTCCCAGGAAGAATAAGCAAAACCCActcccatttattgagcatctactatgtaccaGCCAGAAGCAAAATGCTTTAAATTCTCTAGCCATTTCATCCTCATGGTGGCCCTTTGAGCAGggtactgaggctcagagaggtaaagtaacttgcccaaagttgcaCAGCTAGCAAATGGGAAGCTGGGGTTTGTGTCCAAGTCTGTGTGATGCCAAAATCCCTGTGTTTAATCAGTGTGTATAGACCTACTTGAGATTTTTCTCAGAGGACCTGGGAGAACCTGCTTGCCAATTGATCCTGTCCCACAAACCCAGCTCCGTTGCCATCAATGTCTCCAAAAAGCCCTCCTAATTTTTTCTTGCTCTGCACTTCCCAAGCAGCTCACTTATACCACTCCAGGGCTCTTAGCTGTTCTGCCTGGGGAAGGTGACTTTCACAGCTGTCTCCCCACTGGACTGTAAGTCCCTTGAGGCAAGGACTGTGACTGCTTCCTGTCTAGGAGCACAGTAGTTGGCACAATAAATAGCTCTTGAATTACAAGGAGTCAGAACTATTTCATCCAGCATCTTCTGTGTGCTGAGCCTCGTGCCGGATGTTCACTCAGAGGGCATTTCCTGAGGTTCTGTGTGTCCCATCGAGGCTGCGAGCTGGCGTCCAGAGGAGGAAGTGGTCACAACTCCCGAGTGTTGAGGGCATCATCCGAAGAGTGCTTTCTGAGCACCTACGATATGCCTAGAACTGTGCTAGGTGCTCTGTACATATCACCCCATGTAACTGAACATAGATTGCCATTCTGATCATGGGTAGCATTAAGGCGACTCAGAGACGTTAGGTAACTttgccaaagtcacacagccagcaagtgAAGCCCTGACCTCATGGTGATGCCTATGACACAGCAGGAGGACAATGGAAGTTTGTTATATGAAATCTCAATGTGTATATAACAGTTACATGCTACTAATATATAATTGTAATAACAACAACAGAGTAGCTTGAATCTATTGAAAGTCTCCTTTACATTGAATACATtacatacatcatctcatttagtcTTTATCCCAACCCTGTGAAATAAgtaccattattatccccattttgcagacaagCAAACTGAGGCAAGGAAAGATGGAAGCACTTGACCAAGGTCTACAGCTAATAAAGGGAGGGACTGGGGATCAACCCAGACCAGAGTTCCTGCAGACCCTGGACCAGGGTTGGGGCTGCCACATCGTCTTCCTGCAGGTGCAGGACAGACTGGCAATGGGGAGGGTGCACATCGCTGGGAGCCCCTTGGCAGTGCTCGGATGCCTTAAGGGCACTGCCACTCAGCTAGGGCCGGGCCAGGAGAGGGTTGAGGGTGACCGACAGGGTCCGGTTTCTCCTCCACAGTGGGAGAGGACGACGGGAGCTGCGAAGTGAACGGCCGCCTGTACCGGGATGGGGAGACCTTCCAGCCCCACTGCAGGATTCGCTGCCGCTGCGAGGACGGCGGCTTCACCTGTGTGCCCCTGTGCAGCGAGGACGTCCGGCTGCCCAGCTGGGACTGCCCCCACCCCCGGAGGGTAGAGGTCCCGGGCAAGTGCTGCCCCGAGTGGGTCTGTGACCAGGCTGGGGCGCCGGGGGTGCAGCCCCTCCCAGCCCGAGGTGAGTGCAGGGCGGGCCTGGGCCATGAGCAGGACCTTGGGGGCAGTGGGTGGCCTGGAGGGGTGGAAGGGGACTGGAGGAGGGGGGTGCTCAGGTCCAAGACACCTGGAAACCCCAATTTTGCTGACAGTAGGTGGGAGGTGGCGGTGGCTGTGGAAAGATGTAGGAAAGGAGAGCAAGAGTCACAGAACACTTTAGAGTTGAAGGAACAAGAAGCAGTGGTTTCAGCATATAATCTTAAATcatgaacaatttaaaaattaaaaattgggtggcagagtggggaagggaagggagggttaGGGTAATTGAACCAAATTCCCAAATTATTTCCTAACAGtggtaatataatataatataatataatagtatcTAATATTATACTGACAAAatattaatatcttaatatttattatgtaatatAATTAGTTTGTAATctataatattattaatatattattatttggACTTATCAGAAGAGGAACTCAAAACTGAACCAGGCAAGGTGGCTGCTTCTGCGATGTGTCCTAGGGCTGGGCAGAGGTGGGGGAAAGACAGTTGCTTCCCTCTATAGACTCTTGAGTTTTAGAAATTTTGCTggtgcttttttttaaatcacaagaatgtgactttaaaaaaaaaaaaaaacagctgaagtAGGAGATTGGCTAATAAATGACAGCAGCACCACATGAGGCAGTGAAGCCTGGGGTCAAGTGCATGGGCTCTGCACAGGTTCTAATCCCAGCTccgccacttactagctgtgtgactctgggcaaggtGCTTTATGTCTCTGTGTCTCATTTTCTCCAcccataaaatggggacaataagaGCATGTACCTCATAGAGCTGCTGGAGGCTTAAGTGAGTAACACAAGTAAAGCagttagagcagtgcctggcacacggtAGGCACCCTGAGTGGGAGCTGTTATTGTCCCTGAGAGGGAACGTGATGCATCCATTTAAATGCATAGGAGAATGTCACCGAGTTCACCCTTAGTACAAAAAGCAGGAGAGGAAACTATATCCAATTTGCTCTCCactatgggtgtgtgtgtgtgtgtacaggtaTCTTACACATTTGCTGTCCactgtgggtgtgcatgtgtgtatgtatacacaggTATCTTACACATTAGATCTCCactataggtgtgtgtgtgt
This genomic window contains:
- the CCN5 gene encoding CCN family member 5 isoform X2; its protein translation is MRSTPQSHLLAFSLLGLFSKVYAQLCPTPCACPWPSPRCPLGVPLVLDGCGCCQVCARRLGEPCDHLHVCNPSQGLVCQPGAGPGGRGAVCLLGEDDGSCEVNGRLYRDGETFQPHCRIRCRCEDGGFTCVPLCSEDVRLPSWDCPHPRRVEVPGKCCPEWVCDQAGAPGVQPLPARGPQVSGLVAPPAPGIPCPEWSTAWSPCSATCGPGVATRVSNQNRFCRLETQHRRCLAGPCPPTRGRSPWNRAF